The Heyndrickxia vini genome contains a region encoding:
- a CDS encoding NAD(P)H-quinone oxidoreductase produces MKAVIVNQNGTSQLELIEHPIPKAKEGELLIKVHTAAINRTDIVTREGKSGYLTNPILGVEVAGTVVEANGRSSFSAGDRVMGLVNGGGYAEYAIMPINRAMKIPENFTFEEAAAIPEVFLTAYQTLFWIGKLQKQESVLIHAGASGVGTAAIQLAKKLCDAKVIVTAGSKEKLDFCKELGADVVINYKEQSFEEEVQRATEGLGVDVILDFVGASYWQKNLESIKKGGRWVLIGILGGSVIEKVNLMSLMSKYVQLTGTLLTPRSDEYKAQLTKEFVEKVTPYFERKEIRPIVDTMFPLEKAREAQQYMEESRNTGKIILKVNEHLS; encoded by the coding sequence ATGAAAGCTGTAATCGTAAATCAAAATGGCACCAGTCAGTTGGAGCTTATCGAGCATCCGATTCCGAAGGCGAAAGAAGGAGAGCTGCTCATCAAAGTACATACAGCCGCAATCAATCGTACAGATATAGTTACGAGAGAAGGAAAAAGTGGTTATTTAACGAATCCTATCCTCGGAGTTGAGGTCGCGGGAACGGTTGTTGAAGCTAATGGAAGGAGTTCTTTTTCTGCAGGAGATCGGGTGATGGGACTGGTTAATGGCGGGGGTTACGCAGAATACGCAATTATGCCTATTAATCGAGCGATGAAAATACCTGAGAATTTCACATTTGAAGAAGCTGCGGCCATCCCGGAAGTATTTTTGACGGCGTATCAAACATTATTTTGGATTGGCAAACTTCAAAAACAAGAATCAGTTTTGATTCATGCAGGTGCAAGTGGAGTGGGAACAGCGGCTATTCAACTCGCAAAAAAGTTATGTGATGCGAAAGTGATCGTTACTGCAGGCTCCAAGGAAAAACTAGATTTTTGCAAGGAGCTTGGTGCTGATGTTGTTATAAATTATAAAGAGCAGTCATTTGAAGAAGAAGTTCAAAGAGCCACTGAAGGCTTGGGTGTTGATGTTATTTTAGACTTTGTAGGTGCTTCGTATTGGCAAAAGAACTTAGAAAGCATTAAAAAAGGTGGACGCTGGGTTTTAATTGGTATTCTTGGTGGCAGTGTAATAGAAAAGGTCAATTTAATGTCGTTAATGTCGAAGTATGTACAATTAACGGGAACACTGCTAACGCCAAGAAGTGATGAATATAAAGCACAGTTAACAAAAGAATTTGTTGAAAAGGTGACTCCATATTTTGAGCGAAAAGAAATTCGTCCTATCGTCGATACTATGTTTCCGTTGGAAAAAGCAAGAGAAGCACAACAATATATGGAAGAAAGCCGCAATACCGGTAAGATTATTCTTAAAGTGAATGAGCACCTTTCCTAA
- a CDS encoding BglG family transcription antiterminator translates to MNKRQIQLVRYLMKRNDWVKGEQLAAYLNVSSRTIRNDIQSLQSTGIIIDSSKKDGYRMDNSVEIVRLLEQKNEFPENAHDRMMYILKRLLHYSEPQNVYDLADDLFVSESTIEKDLYRLKAFISKTEGKVRLKRVENTFMLEGSIRARRTLWSKLLLNEVKENFIDINAFENQFNEVKLNDINKILQEILPDYEIYLNDLSMISMVIHIAIVVDTILRNEETISTSEIDYTSSKDELAAAQRICEKIEKMYSISIPLPETEYIAILLGGKKSFYFKDTLRQVAEKNIDSYFITLAKELIISIRDTFLVDLTDDDKLLVGLSMHLKSLYNRNRRGVEIHNPILTDTQKNFPLIYDMGIFMGLQYEKKTSQKLNEDEIGLLTLHLCIAFERLAKHKQKGKRLAILCPTGFTTSRLLKAKLENEYGEKINELKLFSISDREAITNFNPDLILTTSKVPEDFPFATIEVSPFLSEIEKEKISTYFQPIEKALINEDISIYFDKNLFFKDLKVQTPNEVIAFLSTELNKRGIVPSKYSELILAREAISSTAFGNLIALPHPIEKVASKTVIAVSTLKKPIQWGPQKVQLVLLFALANDKKELMDSLFREIIDLLDNPRKVKEIIQVDSYESFLQLIK, encoded by the coding sequence ATGAATAAACGACAAATTCAGTTAGTACGATATCTTATGAAACGGAATGATTGGGTTAAAGGAGAACAATTAGCAGCGTATCTAAACGTTAGTTCTCGTACTATACGTAATGATATTCAATCTTTACAATCAACAGGGATTATAATAGATTCTTCTAAAAAAGATGGATACCGAATGGATAATTCTGTTGAAATTGTACGCCTTTTGGAACAGAAAAATGAATTTCCTGAAAATGCGCATGATCGTATGATGTATATATTAAAAAGGTTACTTCATTACTCTGAACCGCAAAATGTATACGATTTAGCGGATGATTTATTTGTAAGCGAATCTACTATCGAAAAGGATTTGTATCGCTTGAAGGCGTTTATTTCCAAAACAGAAGGCAAGGTGAGGTTAAAGAGAGTAGAAAATACATTTATGCTTGAAGGGAGTATACGGGCAAGACGAACACTATGGTCCAAATTGCTATTAAATGAAGTAAAAGAGAATTTCATTGACATTAATGCATTTGAAAATCAATTTAATGAAGTAAAGTTAAATGATATTAACAAAATTCTACAAGAGATACTACCAGATTATGAGATATATTTAAATGATTTATCAATGATAAGTATGGTTATTCATATAGCAATTGTAGTAGATACAATTTTGCGTAACGAAGAAACGATCTCAACTTCTGAAATTGATTATACTAGTTCTAAAGACGAATTGGCTGCTGCTCAGAGGATTTGCGAAAAAATTGAAAAAATGTACTCTATTTCAATTCCATTACCAGAAACCGAATATATAGCTATTTTACTTGGTGGAAAGAAAAGTTTTTATTTTAAAGATACTTTAAGGCAAGTAGCGGAAAAAAACATAGATAGTTATTTTATTACATTGGCAAAAGAGCTAATTATATCGATTCGAGATACATTTTTAGTTGATTTAACTGATGATGATAAGTTACTTGTCGGTCTTTCAATGCATTTGAAATCACTTTACAACCGTAATCGCCGTGGTGTTGAAATTCATAATCCAATTCTAACTGACACTCAAAAGAATTTCCCATTAATATATGACATGGGAATATTTATGGGGTTGCAATATGAAAAGAAAACAAGCCAAAAACTAAATGAAGACGAAATCGGTTTGTTGACGTTGCACCTTTGCATAGCCTTCGAACGACTGGCAAAGCATAAACAAAAGGGGAAACGCCTTGCTATTCTTTGTCCGACAGGGTTTACCACAAGTCGATTATTGAAAGCTAAACTAGAAAACGAATATGGGGAAAAAATTAATGAATTAAAATTATTTTCTATTTCAGATAGGGAAGCCATAACTAATTTTAATCCGGATTTAATTCTTACAACCTCAAAAGTTCCTGAGGATTTTCCATTTGCTACTATTGAAGTTTCGCCATTTTTGTCAGAAATAGAAAAGGAGAAAATTAGTACCTATTTTCAGCCAATAGAGAAGGCACTCATCAATGAGGATATCAGCATATACTTTGATAAAAACCTATTTTTTAAAGATCTAAAAGTCCAAACACCAAATGAGGTAATTGCCTTTCTTTCTACTGAACTGAACAAAAGGGGGATTGTTCCTTCAAAATATAGTGAGCTCATTTTAGCACGGGAAGCAATTTCTTCAACTGCTTTTGGAAATTTGATTGCTTTGCCACATCCAATTGAAAAAGTTGCAAGTAAAACGGTCATCGCTGTAAGCACATTAAAAAAACCGATTCAATGGGGACCTCAAAAAGTTCAGCTCGTTTTGTTATTTGCTCTTGCAAATGATAAAAAGGAGTTAATGGACAGCCTTTTTCGGGAAATTATTGATTTATTAGATAATCCAAGAAAGGTAAAAGAGATCATACAAGTTGATAGCTATGAATCGTTTCTTCAACTAATTAAATAA
- a CDS encoding glycoside hydrolase family 1 protein: MLDKNFLWGTATASYQCEGGWNEGGRVPSLWDEYLHKNNLENGDNASDHYHRYKEDIRLMKEGGHKAYRFSLAWPRIIKNREGDVNQEGIQFYHNIIDECLKNGIEPFVTLFHWDLPQYWEDKGGWAEREVCDAFVRYAQVCFEEYGNKVTFWSTFNEPRYYVFSGYKIGNYPPGVDDTQKTIQASFYMMLANALTVRLFREMKMDGQIGIVHSYAPIFGVDNSLETKIAMRKADNYFNNWILDTAIKGEIPIDMLSILNEKYDLCFMKVEDFEAIKQNTVDFVGLNYYARALIKPYTDGETILRINNKGKEAKGSSKVVVKGWFEQVFDNPDSTYTEWDTEIYPQGLYEGIMQAYKKYGIPIYITENGVAFYEDVSGEKSVDDQGRIHFLNAHIDAILRAIEDGADVLGYFIWSTMDLYSWKNGHEKRYGLVGIDFENNFERKPKSSFYWYKKVCESNGATIERS; the protein is encoded by the coding sequence ATGTTAGATAAGAATTTTCTTTGGGGAACAGCAACTGCATCCTATCAATGTGAGGGAGGATGGAATGAAGGAGGAAGAGTTCCATCATTATGGGATGAATATCTACATAAAAATAACTTGGAAAATGGGGATAATGCATCGGATCATTATCACAGATACAAAGAAGATATCCGCTTAATGAAAGAAGGGGGGCATAAGGCATACCGCTTTTCATTAGCTTGGCCAAGAATCATTAAAAACCGTGAAGGTGATGTAAATCAAGAAGGAATTCAATTTTATCATAATATTATTGATGAATGCTTGAAAAACGGTATTGAACCATTTGTAACACTCTTTCATTGGGATCTACCCCAATATTGGGAAGACAAAGGTGGATGGGCAGAGCGTGAAGTTTGCGATGCTTTTGTGCGATATGCACAGGTTTGCTTCGAGGAATATGGAAATAAGGTAACATTTTGGTCAACGTTCAACGAACCACGCTATTATGTTTTTAGTGGATACAAGATAGGTAACTATCCTCCGGGTGTAGACGACACACAAAAAACCATTCAAGCTTCCTTTTATATGATGCTTGCTAATGCGTTAACTGTAAGATTGTTCCGAGAAATGAAAATGGATGGCCAGATTGGAATTGTCCACAGTTATGCACCAATTTTCGGTGTTGATAACAGTCTGGAAACAAAAATTGCCATGCGCAAAGCGGATAATTACTTTAATAATTGGATTCTAGATACGGCAATTAAAGGTGAAATTCCGATAGATATGCTATCAATCCTTAACGAAAAATATGATTTATGCTTTATGAAAGTAGAAGACTTTGAGGCAATTAAACAGAATACCGTTGATTTTGTTGGTTTAAACTATTACGCCCGCGCGTTAATTAAGCCATATACTGACGGTGAAACAATTTTGCGTATCAATAATAAAGGAAAAGAAGCAAAAGGTTCCAGTAAGGTAGTCGTAAAAGGATGGTTTGAACAAGTATTTGATAATCCGGACTCTACTTATACAGAATGGGATACGGAAATTTATCCACAAGGATTATATGAAGGGATTATGCAAGCATACAAAAAATATGGGATTCCAATTTATATCACTGAAAATGGAGTTGCTTTCTATGAAGATGTTTCCGGAGAGAAATCTGTTGATGATCAGGGCAGGATCCATTTCTTAAATGCGCATATTGATGCTATTTTACGTGCAATAGAAGATGGGGCAGATGTGTTAGGGTACTTCATTTGGTCAACAATGGATCTTTACTCTTGGAAAAATGGCCACGAAAAACGTTATGGTCTAGTTGGAATAGATTTCGAAAATAATTTTGAAAGAAAACCAAAATCGTCATTTTATTGGTATAAAAAAGTATGCGAATCAAACGGCGCTACCATTGAAAGGAGTTAA
- a CDS encoding GNAT family N-acetyltransferase, translating to MQMNIRVLIESDAVIYQELRLKALKNNPEAFGSTFERESKFTKQMIVDRIKPTENKFVLGAFDENMVLVGMVTFMREASPKTIHKANIFGMFVAPEARGKSIGKSLLLELIKMAKKCNGVEQLNLTVVSENKPAKKLYESLGFKVYGVERNALKFNGKYYDEDLMAFYINRMDTI from the coding sequence ATGCAAATGAATATCCGTGTGTTGATTGAGTCCGATGCTGTAATTTATCAGGAATTACGATTAAAAGCATTGAAAAATAATCCTGAAGCATTTGGCTCCACTTTTGAGAGGGAAAGTAAGTTCACCAAACAAATGATTGTTGACCGAATTAAGCCAACGGAAAATAAATTTGTGCTAGGGGCTTTTGACGAGAACATGGTATTAGTCGGAATGGTGACGTTTATGCGCGAAGCGAGTCCGAAAACAATACATAAAGCGAATATTTTCGGAATGTTTGTTGCACCTGAAGCAAGGGGTAAGAGTATTGGGAAATCACTCCTACTTGAATTAATAAAAATGGCCAAAAAGTGTAATGGAGTAGAGCAATTAAATCTAACGGTAGTTTCAGAGAATAAACCGGCGAAAAAGTTATATGAGTCTTTAGGATTTAAGGTGTATGGGGTTGAGCGAAATGCTCTTAAATTTAACGGAAAGTATTATGATGAGGATTTAATGGCATTCTACATTAATAGAATGGATACGATCTAG
- a CDS encoding nuclease-related domain-containing protein, with protein MIVKPIEIPEFLQQLEALDGRLFKKHEKKELVGKQLTYRRTGYYGEKSVEFPLSCLPNKDYLILHNIRLHFQNHYFQIDTLILSRNFFLLLEIKNYYGTLVFDSDFDQFIRITDEGRKEGFENPIIQVERHKNQLNQWLVKCFGLAIPIETLVVISSPRTILINDSNNPHVKEKVIHSANLPLKIQEIQNKYRHPIVDTKQLTRISKKILKEHTPAWRNILQMFNLKENEILTGTRCDSCFHIPMIRKNGKWSCPICYHISKDSHLFALKDYALLIRKTITNKEARNFLHLSSDTTTKRLLQSMDLPYIGENKGRKYLLDSLVKRFEK; from the coding sequence ATGATTGTAAAACCGATTGAAATACCGGAATTTTTACAGCAATTGGAGGCATTAGATGGACGACTTTTTAAAAAACATGAAAAAAAAGAACTGGTTGGAAAGCAATTGACCTATCGAAGAACGGGTTATTACGGAGAAAAGTCGGTTGAATTTCCCCTAAGCTGTCTACCGAATAAGGATTACCTTATCCTTCACAATATTAGACTTCACTTTCAAAACCACTACTTTCAAATTGATACATTAATCCTTTCTCGCAATTTTTTCTTACTATTAGAAATTAAAAATTATTATGGTACACTCGTTTTTGATTCTGATTTTGATCAGTTTATACGAATTACAGATGAAGGTAGGAAAGAGGGATTTGAAAATCCAATTATTCAAGTAGAAAGGCACAAAAATCAATTAAATCAATGGCTTGTCAAATGTTTTGGCCTCGCCATTCCAATTGAAACACTCGTTGTCATAAGTTCTCCTCGAACAATCCTTATAAATGATTCAAATAATCCGCATGTCAAAGAAAAAGTTATCCACAGCGCAAACCTTCCATTAAAAATACAAGAGATACAAAATAAATATAGACACCCAATAGTCGATACTAAACAACTAACAAGGATTTCCAAAAAAATACTGAAGGAACATACACCTGCATGGAGAAACATACTGCAAATGTTTAATCTTAAAGAAAATGAGATTTTAACAGGGACCCGTTGTGACAGCTGCTTCCATATTCCCATGATTAGAAAAAATGGAAAATGGAGCTGTCCAATTTGCTATCATATTTCAAAGGACTCACACCTCTTTGCACTAAAGGATTATGCTCTTCTAATAAGAAAAACAATAACAAATAAAGAGGCGAGGAATTTTTTACACTTATCATCGGATACAACGACCAAGAGATTACTACAATCCATGGATCTACCATATATCGGCGAGAACAAAGGAAGAAAGTATTTGCTCGATTCGCTTGTAAAACGTTTTGAAAAGTGA
- a CDS encoding PTS lactose/cellobiose transporter subunit IIA produces MSSNDQTEAVSFGLILHSGNARSHGMEAIAAAKNGDLETAKQCIEMGKKELLNAQKVHANMIQNEASGNKTELSLLLMHGEDHFMMGQLTIDLANELIEVYQKFESGVEK; encoded by the coding sequence ATGAGTTCGAATGATCAAACTGAAGCTGTTTCATTTGGCTTAATTCTTCATAGTGGTAATGCCCGAAGCCATGGTATGGAAGCAATTGCTGCTGCGAAAAATGGCGATTTAGAAACAGCAAAACAATGTATTGAAATGGGAAAAAAAGAACTACTCAATGCTCAAAAAGTACATGCGAATATGATTCAGAATGAGGCAAGTGGTAATAAAACGGAATTATCGCTATTGCTGATGCACGGTGAAGACCATTTTATGATGGGACAACTTACAATTGATTTAGCTAATGAGTTAATAGAAGTTTATCAAAAGTTTGAAAGTGGGGTAGAAAAATAA
- a CDS encoding DUF4822 domain-containing protein, whose product MGKDKNGKDITVFVEHKPYKGKLKPKI is encoded by the coding sequence GTGGGAAAAGATAAAAACGGAAAGGACATTACTGTTTTCGTTGAACATAAACCTTATAAGGGTAAACTTAAACCAAAAATTTAG
- a CDS encoding zinc ribbon domain-containing protein, with translation MKCKNCRTTLNKGSSFCPECGTPVQKPFFTKKRMGLLGSCLLIIVLCIVLYQIGLSASSPDKTVAAFKEAVKAKNESKIVSLLNSRTDNWKFKKADASELLSYLEDHPDMKDDLFTKLDRQAESFTDDSIYMNNDETFASIHLKEDGKKWLFFHNYSLDVIPAYINITVNKDSAKIFVDNKEVETNTNEGKSKTYGPFSPGDHEIKAVLPGKYINAEEKETVALFDEKHREINKTLEIQASEVQAMTIYDDTTLYVNGEKTDVKIGKDMEEVGMLPTDGTATFKLEKEFPWGSATSEDYPVDDKFMNMEEFVAIPQDQQEELMVMLNENWKQHTAALQTGNTAKMTYAPKEYQAAVKKEAKSIKSRPKKYVATFTKARYNTDTLKTPVFNEEKNRYELKVEAEYTLHEPKLHNYALLRKGDDAITTYYMDLYFDEKEKKWKIEDYHNGSFFLTESDDLKSFDFHS, from the coding sequence ATGAAATGTAAAAACTGTCGCACCACATTAAATAAAGGTTCCAGCTTTTGTCCTGAATGCGGAACACCGGTTCAGAAACCTTTTTTCACAAAAAAAAGAATGGGTCTGCTCGGTAGCTGTTTACTAATCATCGTTCTCTGTATCGTGCTTTATCAAATCGGCTTATCTGCTTCATCGCCTGATAAAACGGTTGCGGCTTTCAAAGAAGCTGTTAAAGCGAAGAATGAAAGCAAAATTGTTTCTTTGTTGAACTCTCGCACTGACAATTGGAAGTTTAAAAAAGCGGATGCAAGTGAGCTACTTTCTTACCTTGAAGATCATCCAGATATGAAAGATGATTTATTTACAAAATTAGATCGACAAGCAGAAAGTTTTACAGACGATTCCATTTATATGAATAATGATGAAACGTTTGCTAGCATCCATTTGAAAGAGGACGGAAAGAAGTGGCTGTTTTTCCATAACTATTCATTAGATGTCATCCCTGCCTATATTAATATTACGGTGAATAAAGACAGCGCCAAGATCTTCGTAGATAATAAAGAAGTAGAAACAAATACAAATGAGGGAAAATCTAAAACATACGGGCCGTTCTCACCGGGAGACCATGAAATCAAAGCTGTACTTCCTGGTAAATACATTAATGCTGAAGAGAAAGAGACGGTTGCATTATTCGATGAAAAACATCGAGAAATAAATAAAACGTTAGAAATTCAGGCATCCGAAGTACAAGCCATGACAATATATGATGATACAACTTTATACGTAAATGGCGAAAAAACGGATGTGAAAATAGGCAAGGATATGGAAGAAGTAGGAATGCTCCCAACAGATGGAACAGCGACGTTTAAGTTGGAAAAAGAATTCCCGTGGGGTTCGGCAACTTCGGAAGATTACCCTGTAGACGACAAATTTATGAATATGGAGGAATTTGTAGCAATTCCTCAAGATCAGCAAGAAGAACTCATGGTTATGCTAAACGAGAATTGGAAGCAACACACAGCGGCATTACAGACAGGTAATACAGCCAAAATGACATACGCACCGAAAGAATATCAAGCAGCGGTTAAAAAAGAAGCAAAGAGCATTAAATCAAGACCGAAAAAATATGTTGCTACTTTCACAAAAGCAAGATATAACACTGATACGTTAAAAACTCCTGTCTTTAATGAAGAAAAAAATCGCTATGAACTAAAAGTTGAGGCGGAATACACGCTGCATGAGCCAAAACTTCATAATTATGCTCTATTAAGAAAAGGCGACGATGCGATAACAACCTATTATATGGATCTTTATTTCGATGAAAAAGAAAAGAAGTGGAAAATTGAAGATTATCATAATGGAAGCTTTTTCTTAACCGAATCTGACGATTTAAAATCATTCGATTTTCATTCTTAA
- a CDS encoding MFS transporter, with product MDKRIYILMVISFIVGMVELIIGGILDLIATDLKIGLGKAGILITIYSFILGIVGPVLMVVTAKMERKRLTMIFLFLFLLGNVVTVGSPTYSMLFVGRIISAASASLLINLCLVMAASIADHKYRSRAIGIVSMGISASIVLGLPIGLILGNAFGWRAPFVLIILLTVLSMVGVYFFLSRVKPKPSIPIREQLATLKNRKIFFGQATTFLFLGGHTVLYAYFTPFLKEVMGFEGAMISIAYLIFGIAAVMGGGLGGIMGDRLGTKRTILIVAIAFSCAIFSVKFTIFSPVLFFIVMIIWGMLSWAMSPPMQSYLIEISPETSDIQQSLNNSSLHFGIAVGSLIGGVVIEHTSVGYNAIIGGIVVLLSIGTSLISMYSGLSSNKKNGNKHELMRREA from the coding sequence ATGGATAAACGTATATATATCTTGATGGTCATTTCATTTATTGTTGGGATGGTTGAGCTAATTATTGGTGGAATATTGGATTTAATTGCAACAGATTTAAAGATCGGCCTCGGTAAGGCGGGTATTTTAATAACAATCTATTCCTTCATTTTGGGCATTGTTGGACCGGTGTTAATGGTAGTAACTGCTAAAATGGAACGAAAACGATTAACGATGATTTTCTTGTTCTTATTTTTGCTAGGAAATGTTGTAACAGTTGGTAGTCCTACATACAGTATGTTATTTGTAGGTAGGATTATATCGGCAGCCAGTGCATCTCTCCTCATTAATTTGTGTTTAGTGATGGCTGCAAGTATTGCAGATCATAAATATCGTAGTAGAGCTATTGGAATTGTTTCCATGGGAATTAGTGCTTCAATTGTTCTAGGATTACCTATAGGTCTTATACTAGGGAATGCCTTTGGATGGAGAGCACCTTTTGTACTCATTATACTTTTGACTGTCTTGTCAATGGTAGGTGTATATTTCTTTTTAAGTAGAGTTAAACCTAAGCCATCCATCCCTATTAGGGAGCAACTGGCAACACTAAAAAACAGAAAAATATTTTTTGGCCAAGCGACAACGTTTCTATTCTTAGGTGGACATACCGTATTGTATGCTTACTTTACCCCCTTTTTAAAAGAAGTTATGGGATTTGAAGGGGCAATGATTAGTATTGCGTATTTGATATTTGGTATCGCCGCTGTTATGGGAGGCGGACTTGGTGGAATCATGGGTGATCGGCTAGGGACAAAACGAACGATTCTAATTGTTGCTATCGCATTTAGTTGTGCAATATTTAGTGTTAAGTTTACAATATTCTCGCCAGTACTATTTTTTATCGTCATGATTATTTGGGGAATGTTGAGTTGGGCGATGTCCCCACCTATGCAGAGCTATCTGATAGAAATATCTCCGGAGACATCAGATATTCAGCAAAGTTTAAATAATTCTTCTCTTCATTTCGGAATTGCTGTTGGTTCACTAATCGGTGGTGTTGTGATTGAGCATACTTCTGTTGGTTACAACGCGATCATTGGAGGAATCGTAGTGCTACTTTCTATTGGGACATCGTTGATTTCCATGTATAGCGGATTGTCCAGTAACAAGAAAAATGGGAATAAACATGAACTAATGCGAAGAGAAGCGTGA
- a CDS encoding PTS sugar transporter subunit IIB — protein sequence MLNILIVCNAGMSSGILARKMQDAAKGEASVKAMGVSEYQENLENVDVILVGPQIRFQLNEIKANAGIPAMTIDLAKYGIMDAEGILEDTFQFYEGEK from the coding sequence ATGTTGAATATTTTAATTGTTTGTAATGCAGGGATGTCTTCGGGTATATTAGCTCGTAAAATGCAGGATGCTGCAAAGGGAGAGGCATCAGTTAAGGCAATGGGTGTCAGTGAGTACCAGGAAAATTTAGAAAATGTTGATGTTATTTTGGTTGGACCACAAATTCGCTTTCAATTAAATGAAATAAAAGCGAACGCTGGAATTCCGGCGATGACAATCGATTTAGCCAAATACGGAATCATGGATGCAGAAGGAATACTGGAAGACACCTTTCAATTTTATGAAGGAGAGAAATAA
- a CDS encoding VanW family protein, with protein MKHFLVSIFLLIGSIGNLPDNLTITYEGNTVASVNRTYFANPLINLPIADHDKLEAFIQRLEKSVYVPPTNASIDKQGNIVSEKVGYTLDHEAFKRLFYTYFFTKDASTIEVPVRKVFPAVDSELLSQIRVKRIGQYATYFNSGNKERSHNIVLASKAINNQVIFPGETFSFNKTVGKRTKEKGYMRAPVIVRGELSEDIGGGICQISSTLYNAVDSAGMTITERYSHSKRVAYVPPGRDATVSWYGPDFRFTNKYQQPILIRSNVYGGTASITIYSSEDLKVSPRKVPSASFKLPKEESMGSEVHREE; from the coding sequence ATGAAGCATTTTTTAGTTTCAATTTTTTTATTAATAGGAAGTATAGGTAATCTTCCTGATAATTTGACAATAACATACGAAGGAAACACGGTCGCTAGTGTCAATCGAACCTATTTTGCCAATCCATTAATCAATCTTCCAATAGCTGATCATGATAAATTGGAAGCATTTATTCAACGACTCGAAAAATCCGTCTATGTACCACCTACTAATGCAAGCATCGATAAACAAGGAAATATCGTATCGGAAAAGGTTGGCTATACACTTGATCATGAAGCGTTTAAACGTTTATTTTATACATATTTTTTTACAAAAGATGCCTCAACTATTGAAGTTCCCGTGCGAAAAGTATTTCCCGCCGTTGATAGTGAGCTACTTTCTCAAATCCGTGTGAAGCGAATTGGGCAATACGCAACTTATTTTAATTCCGGTAATAAAGAGCGTTCCCATAATATTGTACTGGCAAGTAAAGCAATTAATAACCAAGTTATATTTCCGGGGGAAACCTTTTCCTTTAACAAAACCGTAGGAAAAAGAACGAAGGAAAAAGGATATATGCGCGCACCAGTCATTGTAAGAGGAGAACTTTCTGAAGATATTGGCGGCGGCATCTGCCAAATCTCCTCCACGTTATATAATGCCGTTGATTCGGCAGGAATGACGATTACTGAACGTTATTCCCATAGCAAACGGGTCGCTTATGTGCCACCGGGAAGGGATGCTACGGTAAGCTGGTATGGACCGGATTTTCGGTTTACAAACAAATATCAACAACCTATACTTATACGTTCCAATGTATATGGAGGAACAGCAAGTATTACGATCTACTCATCTGAAGATTTAAAAGTCTCACCAAGAAAGGTACCGAGTGCTTCGTTTAAACTTCCAAAAGAGGAATCGATGGGATCTGAGGTTCATCGAGAGGAATAA